Genomic window (Pradoshia sp. D12):
CCTGGCGCGGCGATCATTGTGACACCAAGCATTAAAATAAATGGTAGCATTTGTGTGATGCTAGCATCCGTACCCTGTAACAGCATAACTGCCATCGTACAGCTGACGAGGGTAATTGTACTTCCAGATAAATGGATAGTTGCTAATAGTGGAACAGTGAAGTTTGCTATCTTTTCTTTCACACCCATTTTTTTAGTCCGATCCACAGTAACAGGAATCGTTGATGCGGAAGACTGAGTGCCTAAAGCTGTAAAATACGCTGGTAACATAGTCTTAAGCATTTTAAATGGATTTTTCTTAGAAGCTGCACCCGCAACTGTATACTGTATGACTAACATAAACAAATGTAAAGCAATGATCATCACAAATACTTTAGCAAATACGCTTAAGATAGACGCAATTTGACCGCCCTGAGTCATGTTTGCGAATATACCAAAGATGTGAAATGGTAAAAGAGGGATAATAATCGTATTAATTACCTTCACGACAATCTCTTTGAATTCTTCCATTACATTAAGAAGTGCTTCTCCTTTGATAGACGCCATCCCTACACCAATTGTGAAGGCTACAAGCAAAGCCGTCATAACACCCATTACAGCAGGCATCTCAATTGTAAAATATGGAGAGAGTAAAGCTTCCTCAGGATTTGCAAAGCTTTGAGCAGTCTGGTTTTTTAATATAATTGGATACAATGCTTTGGCAACGAAAAAAGCAATTAAGCCAGCCATTATTGTAGAAGCATACGCTAAGCCAGTTGTGATACCGAGCATTTTACCGGCACCTTTGCCCATCATTCCAATTCCTGAAGCAATAAAACCAATGATAATAAAGGGAATGATAAATTCTAAAAAGCTGCTAAAAAGCCCGTTGAAAGTAGTGAAAATACGAAGCATCCAGGCTGGAGCAATCATTCCTATACCAATACCGAGAATAATAGCGAATATAATTTTGGGTAATATACCGAATTGTTTCATGGTGTCCTCCTTATAAATACAGTTGTACTCTATATGTGGATTATACAGAAAAATGAATTAAAAAGTAACCTTTCTGCTTAAAAAGAATAAAATAATATTTTTGGTTGGTGGTTGAAGTTAAATCTCTTAAATTTGGGATATACATATTGGTTAAATCATATAAATGAAAAAGCTATAGGGGAGCAGAGAAAACGTTTTAAATTCAATATATTTCCATATAATGATATAATTGATTGGAGATATATAATCATTCTCTATTTATTCTTCTGTTTACTGACTTTAAATAATGAGTGATTGTGTGTATGAATGGAGGAGATATATGCTAGGAATTCTGGAGTTTCAGTTAAGCAAGATTATAGTTAATATCTTCATTATTATTGGGATTTTTTGTTTTGTGGTCCTTTTTACAAAGCAAGCCGAGTATGTTGAAAGCCTAAAAGGAAATGCGATTACCTCTGAAGATATGAAAATTTCTCTTATTAAGAGAATGGCTTATGGCGCAGTTTTAGCTATCATTACTATTTTAATTGAGTATATCTTGGTTTATTATCTGTCGGGTTATTTTAAAGTAGAGATTAACGAATTTAGTTTTATATTCAGTATCTTTGTTTTGTGTTTTTTCTTAATGATAGGAGTGGGCCCAAAGGAATATACTGAACCAACCACTAATAATTATTGGGTTAGACAAGAGTTATACTGGACACTCGACAATAAAGAATTTGATATATTGGGAAAACCATATTTAATAGGGGCTGTAACTTTTTTTCTCATCAATTTAGTTTACTTCATCGTCTAGATCCTCAACAGTTTGATCTAATCATGATATTCCATCCCTCACGATCTCCTCTTATTAAATGATAAATGGTCGTTTTTTGTGTAAAATCATTCCAATGACCCATAGAGAATCATGAATATTTTTGATAAAAATAAATAATTATACATAGATAGAATGGTTTATTTAGGTTTTAAAGGTATAAAAAGTAAATGTATCTATTGCTAATTTTTCCATAAACTGATAATATTAGGACGTTGTTATTTTGGAAAGCAAATATTCAAATAGTTAGAGTCTTTCCAAGCAGATAAAAATTGACCACTTGCCCACGGGAAGTTAAGGCCATACGGACAGCCGGGTCAAATGCCGACAGGCAACATTAGTTGCCCTATTGATTGAGTTAGAAGCTCAAATTTTATAAGTTGGTTACTTTATAACCAGTACGACATAAATCGTGCAAAACTTGTGAAACGGTCAATAAGAGTGGTAAAAGTATTTATTTGCTATATAGACTCTGATCTCCTTTTTAGGTATGTTGAATATTAAGAAGCTTTTCAGACATAAAATTCATTTGATTTTATGCGTGGCAATATGTCTGTATTTGTATATGCTTTTTAATAGGATAATAATATCTACAAGCAAGTGATGTGCAATGAAATGCGCGTACACTTGCTTTTTTGTTGTCTTTTAACTTTATCAATTAATAAAAATCACCCCATAAATTCTTACGATTTAAACCAGATGGAAAGGGAAGTGGGAGAATTTTCAGCGAGAGGAAGTTTTGTGATGATTGAACAAGAAAGATTATTTCGTCTTTCGCAGGGGCGGGCTCCTATTTATGAAGCTTTGGAAGAGTTCAAGAAAAAACGAATTGTTCCTTTTGATGTACCCGGCCATAAACGCGGGAGAGGTAATCCTGAATTGACAGCTTTTTTGGGTGAGCAAGCGGTTAGTGTGGATGTTAACTCGATGAAGCCGCTAGATAATCTCTGTCATCCGGTATCCGTCATTAAAGAAGCAGAAGAATTAGCAGCTGAGGCATTTGGTGCTGCACATGCATTTTTTATGGTGAATGGAACGACATCTGCCGTACAGGGGATGGTCCTGACAGCTTGTAAAGCGGGAGATAAAATTATTCTTCCCCGAAATGTTCATCGCAGTGTCATTAACGCACTTGTTCTATGTGGTGCCGTGCCGGTATATGTAAATCCGGAAATGGATAAAAATCTAGGAATTGCGCTTGGTATGTCTCTCAACCAGGTGGAAAAAGCGATTAAAGAAAACCCAGAGGCTAAAGCCATTTTGGTCAATAATCCAACCTATTACGGAATCTGCTCAGATTTACGAGGGATTGTGAAACTTGCCCATCAGCATAATATGCTTGTTCTTGCAGATGAAGCACACGGAGCACATTTATACTTTGGAAAAAACCTTCCCGTGACTGCCATGGCTGCTGGTGCAGATATGGCTTCAGTCAGCATGCATAAATCCGGGGGGAGTTTAACGCAAAGCTCATTTATGTTAATGGGACCTTCTGTGAATGTCGGTTATGCAAGGCAAATTGTTAATCTGACACAAACGACAAGCGGATCGTATTTGCTGCTTTCAAGCTTAGATCTTTCTCGAAGAAATCTAGCGTTAAATGGAGAGCGGATTTTCGATGATGTTATTAATCTTGCAGAATATGTTCGGAACGAAATCAATCAAATTGGTAACTATTATGCCTTTTCAAGAGAATTGGTGAATGGAGATAGCATATTTGATTTTGATGTAACTAAGCTCTCGGTACATACATTAGATATTGGACTAGCGGGAATTGAGGTATATGACTTATTGCGAGATGAGTATGATATCCAAATTGAATTTGGAGATATAGGCAATATTTTGGCCTATGTATCTGTTGGTGATCGGAAAAGAGATGTCGAACGTCTGATCAGTGCCCTATCAGAAATACGTCGTCGTTATTCGACTGATAAATCAGGTCTGATTACACAAGAATATATTGACCCGGAGGTTGTGATTACACCGCAG
Coding sequences:
- a CDS encoding dicarboxylate/amino acid:cation symporter, which produces MKQFGILPKIIFAIILGIGIGMIAPAWMLRIFTTFNGLFSSFLEFIIPFIIIGFIASGIGMMGKGAGKMLGITTGLAYASTIMAGLIAFFVAKALYPIILKNQTAQSFANPEEALLSPYFTIEMPAVMGVMTALLVAFTIGVGMASIKGEALLNVMEEFKEIVVKVINTIIIPLLPFHIFGIFANMTQGGQIASILSVFAKVFVMIIALHLFMLVIQYTVAGAASKKNPFKMLKTMLPAYFTALGTQSSASTIPVTVDRTKKMGVKEKIANFTVPLLATIHLSGSTITLVSCTMAVMLLQGTDASITQMLPFILMLGVTMIAAPGVPGGAVMAALGLLESMLGFSDNMLSLMIALYLAQDSFGTACNVTGDGAISALTERFVPKTSKEIIQNKQIENLI
- a CDS encoding aminotransferase class I/II-fold pyridoxal phosphate-dependent enzyme is translated as MIEQERLFRLSQGRAPIYEALEEFKKKRIVPFDVPGHKRGRGNPELTAFLGEQAVSVDVNSMKPLDNLCHPVSVIKEAEELAAEAFGAAHAFFMVNGTTSAVQGMVLTACKAGDKIILPRNVHRSVINALVLCGAVPVYVNPEMDKNLGIALGMSLNQVEKAIKENPEAKAILVNNPTYYGICSDLRGIVKLAHQHNMLVLADEAHGAHLYFGKNLPVTAMAAGADMASVSMHKSGGSLTQSSFMLMGPSVNVGYARQIVNLTQTTSGSYLLLSSLDLSRRNLALNGERIFDDVINLAEYVRNEINQIGNYYAFSRELVNGDSIFDFDVTKLSVHTLDIGLAGIEVYDLLRDEYDIQIEFGDIGNILAYVSVGDRKRDVERLISALSEIRRRYSTDKSGLITQEYIDPEVVITPQEAFYADKESLSLRDTEGRVCSEFVMCYPPGIPILAPGERITKEIIEYIDYAKAKGCSMTGPEDLAIERLNVLKGV